Proteins from a genomic interval of Pseudomonas paeninsulae:
- the mnmH gene encoding tRNA 2-selenouridine(34) synthase MnmH codes for MRDNSSDYRQLFLNDTPMMDARAPVEFAKGAFPGVRNLPLMDDDERQRVGTCYKQRGQQAAIELGHQLVSGDVKAARIEAWAAFARANPEGYLYCFRGGLRSQIVQQWLSSEAGIDYPRVIGGYKAMRTFLLETTLQATAQCDFILVGGMTGTGKTEVIAQLDNSLDLEGHANHRGSSFGKRVTVQPAQIDFENALAIDILKKRATGIEQFVLEDEGRIIGKSALPLELYQGMQEFPLIWLEDSLAGRVERILKDYVIDLCAEFIALHGAEEGFKAFAEQLQQSLANILKRLGGERYQRLAAIMDQALLEQQSQGVVDLHRGWIEALLVEYYDPMYAFQRENKAGRIEFVGEQADVVAFLRQRSHS; via the coding sequence ATGCGTGACAACAGTAGCGACTATCGCCAGTTGTTTCTCAACGACACGCCAATGATGGATGCCCGGGCTCCTGTGGAATTCGCCAAGGGCGCCTTCCCCGGCGTGCGCAACCTGCCGCTGATGGACGACGACGAGCGGCAGAGAGTCGGCACCTGTTACAAACAGCGCGGCCAGCAGGCCGCCATCGAACTGGGTCATCAATTGGTCAGTGGGGACGTCAAGGCCGCACGGATCGAGGCTTGGGCGGCCTTCGCCAGGGCCAATCCCGAGGGCTATCTGTATTGCTTTCGCGGCGGTCTGCGCTCGCAGATCGTCCAGCAATGGCTGAGCAGCGAGGCGGGCATCGACTACCCGCGGGTGATCGGCGGCTATAAGGCGATGCGTACCTTCCTCCTGGAAACCACCCTGCAGGCGACGGCGCAGTGCGACTTCATTCTGGTCGGCGGCATGACCGGCACCGGCAAGACCGAGGTGATCGCCCAACTCGACAACAGCCTGGATCTGGAAGGGCATGCCAATCATCGCGGCTCCAGCTTCGGCAAGCGCGTCACTGTCCAGCCGGCGCAGATTGACTTCGAAAATGCCCTGGCCATCGACATTCTGAAAAAACGCGCGACGGGCATCGAGCAATTCGTGCTCGAGGATGAGGGCCGCATCATCGGCAAAAGCGCCCTGCCGCTGGAACTCTACCAGGGCATGCAGGAGTTCCCCCTGATCTGGCTGGAAGACAGCCTGGCGGGCCGGGTCGAGCGTATTCTCAAGGATTACGTAATCGACCTGTGTGCCGAATTCATCGCCTTACATGGCGCGGAGGAGGGCTTCAAGGCCTTCGCCGAGCAACTGCAGCAGAGTCTGGCGAACATCCTCAAGCGTCTGGGTGGTGAACGTTACCAGCGTCTGGCGGCGATCATGGATCAAGCCCTGCTGGAGCAGCAGAGCCAAGGCGTGGTGGATCTGCACCGCGGCTGGATCGAAGCGCTGCTGGTCGAGTATTACGATCCCATGTATGCCTTCCAGCGCGAGAACAAGGCCGGGCGAATCGAGTTTGTGGGCGAGCAGGCAGACGTAGTGGCGTTTCTACGTCAGCGCAGCCATTCTTAA
- the selD gene encoding selenide, water dikinase SelD: protein MSEPIRLTQYSHGAGCGCKISPKVLEVILAGSGAQNLDPKLWVGNTSRDDAAVYAIDEERGVVSTTDFFMPIVDDPFDFGRIAATNAISDIYAMGADPLMAIAILGWPVNVLAPEVAREVIRGARAVCDQAGITLAGGHSIDAPEPIFGLAVTGLVEKRHMKRNDTATAGCKLYLSKPLGIGILTTAEKQAKLRSEDVGLARDWMCTLNKPGSRFGKLAGVTAMTDVTGFGLLGHLLEMADGSGLTARVEFAKVPRLASVEYYLEQGCVPGGTQRNFDSYGEKVAPLPELYKLLLCDPQTSGGLLIAVTAEGEAEFLALAAELDLALEPIGQLLERQRYAVEVL, encoded by the coding sequence ATGAGCGAGCCGATCCGTTTGACCCAGTACAGCCACGGCGCTGGCTGCGGGTGCAAGATTTCCCCCAAGGTGCTGGAAGTGATCCTGGCTGGCAGTGGTGCGCAGAATCTCGACCCCAAGCTGTGGGTCGGCAATACCTCGCGTGACGATGCGGCGGTCTACGCCATCGACGAAGAGCGCGGGGTGGTGTCGACCACCGACTTCTTCATGCCGATCGTCGACGATCCCTTCGACTTTGGCCGGATCGCCGCGACCAACGCGATCAGCGACATCTATGCGATGGGCGCCGACCCGCTGATGGCCATCGCCATTCTCGGCTGGCCGGTCAATGTACTGGCCCCGGAAGTCGCCCGTGAGGTAATTCGCGGTGCCCGTGCGGTGTGTGACCAAGCGGGTATTACGCTGGCGGGCGGACACTCGATCGATGCGCCCGAGCCGATTTTCGGCCTGGCCGTCACCGGCCTGGTGGAAAAACGCCATATGAAGCGCAATGACACCGCCACGGCGGGGTGCAAGCTGTACCTGAGCAAGCCTCTGGGCATCGGCATCCTCACTACCGCGGAGAAACAGGCCAAGCTGCGCAGCGAGGATGTCGGCCTGGCGCGCGACTGGATGTGCACGCTGAACAAACCGGGCAGCCGTTTCGGCAAGCTCGCCGGGGTGACTGCGATGACCGATGTCACCGGCTTCGGCCTGCTCGGGCATCTGCTCGAGATGGCCGACGGCAGCGGCCTGACCGCACGCGTCGAGTTCGCCAAAGTGCCGCGTCTGGCCAGCGTCGAGTACTACCTGGAACAGGGCTGTGTGCCGGGTGGTACCCAGCGTAACTTCGACAGTTACGGCGAGAAGGTTGCGCCGCTACCCGAACTGTACAAACTTCTGCTGTGCGACCCGCAGACCAGCGGCGGCTTGCTGATTGCGGTGACCGCCGAGGGCGAAGCGGAGTTCCTGGCGCTCGCCGCCGAACTGGATCTGGCGCTCGAGCCGATTGGCCAGCTGCTCGAGCGACAACGTTACGCCGTCGAGGTGCTGTGA
- a CDS encoding patatin-like phospholipase family protein, with protein sequence MTQRVALVLGAGGARGYAHIGVIEELEARGYEIACIAGCSMGAVVGGIYAAGKLKEYRDWIQSLDYLDVLRLLDVSFRLGAIRGEKVFGKIREILGEINIEDLPIPFTAVATDLTNQQEIWFQEGCLHKAMRASAAIPSLFTPVIQGKRMLVDGSLLNPLPIVPVVSSHCDLIIAVNLNSNNQRHYQLPTIERHPVLKERFDVMMATLGSRLPSLRRKSGNADELLLMEERKVAEQFDPWLQNADEPEPAQATEAAAQATPKSANDSHIADISGPASLLEVINQSFEVMQTSLAQYKIAGYPPDILINVPRRACRFFEFHKAPELIMLGRQIARDTLDKYEQDN encoded by the coding sequence ATGACTCAACGGGTAGCGCTGGTCTTGGGGGCGGGGGGCGCGCGCGGTTACGCGCACATTGGCGTAATCGAAGAGCTGGAGGCGCGTGGCTATGAGATCGCCTGCATCGCCGGCTGCTCCATGGGCGCGGTGGTCGGTGGCATCTACGCCGCCGGCAAGCTCAAGGAGTACCGCGACTGGATCCAGAGCCTGGATTACCTGGACGTGCTGCGCCTGCTCGATGTCAGCTTCCGCCTGGGCGCCATTCGCGGCGAGAAGGTGTTCGGCAAGATCCGCGAGATCCTTGGCGAGATCAATATCGAGGATCTGCCGATTCCCTTCACCGCGGTCGCCACCGACCTGACCAATCAACAGGAGATCTGGTTTCAGGAGGGCTGCCTGCATAAGGCCATGCGCGCCTCGGCGGCGATCCCCAGCCTGTTCACCCCGGTCATCCAGGGCAAGCGCATGCTAGTCGACGGCAGCCTGCTCAATCCGCTGCCAATCGTGCCGGTGGTCTCCAGCCACTGCGACCTGATCATCGCGGTCAACCTCAACTCGAACAACCAGCGCCACTACCAATTGCCGACAATCGAACGGCATCCGGTACTGAAAGAGCGTTTTGACGTGATGATGGCCACACTCGGCTCGCGACTGCCTTCGCTGCGCCGCAAGAGTGGCAACGCCGATGAACTCTTGCTGATGGAAGAGCGCAAGGTTGCCGAGCAATTCGATCCCTGGTTGCAGAACGCTGACGAGCCTGAACCGGCACAAGCCACCGAGGCGGCTGCACAGGCCACACCGAAATCGGCCAACGACTCCCACATCGCCGACATCAGCGGCCCTGCATCCTTGCTGGAAGTGATCAACCAGAGTTTCGAGGTCATGCAGACCTCGCTGGCACAGTACAAGATCGCCGGCTATCCGCCGGACATCCTGATCAACGTGCCTAGGCGCGCCTGTCGCTTCTTCGAGTTCCACAAGGCTCCAGAACTGATCATGCTCGGTCGGCAGATCGCTCGCGACACCTTGGACAAGTACGAGCAAGACAACTAG
- the bcsG gene encoding cellulose biosynthesis protein BcsG, which produces MSSWRGLGVWNFYFITKLVLLWYGQLNFHALENLAFAAFLLLPLPPQWLHRLRHVLAIPLGVALYYYDSWLPPFSRLIASSAKVSQFSPDYMLELLGRFINPTWLAAGLILLVGYLFVSQWIRVTSFTVVALVLVLVVGNAQLFVPRQGAVPVLLTTPASIAPMAGDVVPAVIDDAFLNAALDDFYASQGQQVTQFPSELAADAVPVDVLMLNICSLAWDDLEESGMRQHPLWAKMDILFDDFNSAATYSGPAVLRLLRASCGQTSNAALYRPAAKQCFLFENLKQLGYTDGFLLNHTGHFDNLLGLLRDGGRLQAVANPLGELRPALTGFDGWPIYRDQEVLTRWWQQRLSSGSPREALFYNSSTLHDGNRRVDKATGKAVSADYTTSLRQVLDDLDSFIEHLQASAKPVLLVIVAEHGAALRGDLMQVKGMREIPSPTVTHIPAGLKLINAKAQLPQQSLHIQAPSSYQALSELIARLVDGEAYRNADFDLLSVTHDLPQLDVVVAENEGSVMVRLHNEHYLRMENQSWIPYPQH; this is translated from the coding sequence ATGAGTTCCTGGCGTGGTCTGGGCGTGTGGAACTTCTACTTCATCACCAAGCTGGTTTTGCTCTGGTATGGCCAGCTGAATTTTCATGCCCTGGAGAATCTGGCTTTCGCCGCTTTCCTGCTGTTGCCTTTGCCGCCGCAATGGCTGCATCGGCTGCGCCATGTGCTCGCCATTCCGCTGGGGGTCGCGCTGTATTATTACGACAGCTGGCTGCCGCCGTTCAGCCGTCTGATCGCCAGTTCAGCCAAGGTCAGCCAGTTCAGTCCTGACTACATGCTGGAGTTGCTGGGGCGCTTCATCAATCCAACCTGGCTCGCCGCGGGGTTGATCCTGCTGGTCGGTTACCTGTTCGTCAGCCAGTGGATCCGGGTCACCAGCTTTACCGTGGTGGCCCTGGTGCTGGTGCTGGTGGTGGGTAATGCCCAACTGTTCGTGCCACGGCAGGGGGCCGTTCCGGTGCTGCTGACGACCCCCGCAAGCATCGCTCCCATGGCCGGCGATGTGGTGCCTGCGGTAATCGATGATGCTTTTTTGAACGCGGCCCTGGACGACTTTTATGCGAGCCAGGGGCAGCAGGTTACGCAATTCCCCAGCGAGCTGGCGGCCGATGCCGTACCCGTTGATGTGCTGATGTTGAATATCTGCTCCCTGGCCTGGGATGATCTTGAGGAGTCAGGCATGCGCCAACATCCATTGTGGGCCAAGATGGATATCCTCTTCGATGATTTCAACTCCGCGGCCACCTACAGCGGCCCGGCAGTGCTGCGCTTGTTGCGCGCCAGTTGTGGCCAGACGTCGAATGCCGCTTTGTATCGCCCCGCGGCCAAGCAATGCTTCCTGTTCGAAAACCTCAAGCAACTGGGTTACACCGATGGCTTCCTGCTCAACCACACCGGTCACTTCGACAACCTGCTCGGGTTGTTGCGTGACGGTGGCCGCCTACAAGCGGTGGCCAACCCACTCGGCGAGTTACGCCCGGCATTGACCGGATTCGACGGCTGGCCCATTTATCGTGATCAGGAAGTGCTGACGCGGTGGTGGCAGCAGCGCCTGAGTTCAGGCTCGCCGCGCGAGGCATTGTTCTACAACTCCAGCACCTTGCACGATGGCAATCGTCGGGTGGACAAGGCCACCGGCAAGGCCGTCAGCGCCGACTACACGACCAGTTTGCGTCAGGTGCTGGATGACCTCGACAGCTTCATCGAGCATTTGCAGGCCTCTGCCAAACCCGTGCTGCTGGTCATAGTCGCCGAGCATGGTGCGGCCCTGCGCGGTGATCTGATGCAGGTCAAGGGCATGCGCGAGATTCCCAGCCCGACGGTTACCCACATTCCGGCCGGGCTCAAGCTGATCAATGCCAAGGCGCAATTGCCGCAGCAGTCGCTGCATATCCAGGCGCCGAGCAGCTATCAGGCCTTGTCCGAGCTGATCGCACGGTTGGTCGATGGCGAGGCCTACCGCAATGCCGACTTCGACCTGCTCAGTGTGACCCACGACCTTCCGCAATTGGACGTGGTGGTGGCGGAGAACGAGGGCAGTGTAATGGTGCGCCTGCACAACGAGCATTACCTGCGCATGGAGAACCAAAGCTGGATCCCTTATCCGCAACACTGA
- a CDS encoding ABC transporter permease — translation MRGIDALGLWLGALRGHGSRSAMLLLAIGIGVLAVILLTGLGEGARSYVLSEFALLGRNTLIILPGRNETSGGMPPITGMAPRDLTVQDAQAIGRLPHVWRVAPLQVGQAQVSVDNRSREALIVGSTREFFAIRQLEVAHGQPLPALDPGQADAVCVIGARLRRELFGARPALGEWLRAGDRRFRVIGILAERGESLGMDFAELLIIPVASAQALFDREGLLRVFVEVRGPAFLAISRQQILATLKARHEGKEDVTLISQDSMLVAFNDILATLTLAVSGIAAISLLVAGILIMNVTWISVSQRTAEIGLLKAIGATAGQVRLLFLGEALLLALVGALGGLLLGEGALWLGREALHVGFYAPWWARLSGLALALFCALLFAWLPASRAAAMAPVVALRPAGGTR, via the coding sequence ATGCGCGGCATCGATGCCCTGGGGCTCTGGCTCGGCGCCCTGCGCGGGCACGGTTCGCGCAGTGCGATGCTGTTGCTGGCTATCGGCATTGGGGTACTTGCGGTGATTCTCCTCACCGGCCTCGGTGAGGGCGCACGCAGCTACGTGCTCAGCGAGTTTGCCCTGCTCGGACGCAACACCTTGATCATCTTGCCCGGGCGCAACGAGACCAGTGGCGGCATGCCGCCAATCACCGGCATGGCTCCGCGCGACCTGACGGTGCAGGACGCCCAGGCCATTGGCCGTTTGCCCCATGTCTGGCGGGTTGCGCCGCTGCAGGTCGGACAGGCGCAGGTGAGCGTCGACAACCGTAGTCGCGAGGCGCTGATTGTCGGCAGCACCCGCGAGTTTTTCGCCATCCGCCAGCTCGAGGTCGCCCATGGCCAACCGCTGCCGGCACTCGATCCGGGTCAGGCCGACGCAGTCTGCGTGATCGGGGCCAGGTTGCGCCGAGAACTGTTCGGTGCCCGTCCGGCCCTCGGCGAATGGTTGCGCGCGGGCGACCGGCGCTTTCGCGTGATCGGCATACTGGCCGAGCGGGGCGAGTCCTTGGGCATGGACTTCGCCGAGCTGCTGATTATTCCGGTGGCCAGTGCCCAGGCGCTGTTCGATCGCGAAGGTTTGCTACGGGTGTTCGTCGAGGTGCGCGGCCCGGCGTTCCTGGCGATCAGCAGGCAGCAGATTCTCGCTACCCTCAAGGCGCGCCACGAGGGTAAGGAGGACGTGACCCTGATCAGTCAGGACAGCATGCTGGTTGCCTTCAATGACATCCTCGCGACGCTCACGCTGGCCGTGAGCGGGATCGCCGCCATCAGTCTGCTGGTGGCGGGCATTCTGATCATGAACGTCACCTGGATTTCGGTTAGCCAGCGGACCGCAGAAATCGGTCTGCTCAAGGCCATCGGTGCCACGGCCGGCCAGGTGCGTCTGTTGTTTCTCGGCGAGGCACTGCTGCTCGCTCTGGTCGGAGCCCTGGGCGGCTTGTTGCTCGGTGAGGGGGCTCTCTGGCTCGGCCGCGAAGCGCTGCATGTCGGGTTTTATGCACCCTGGTGGGCCAGGCTTAGCGGGCTGGCGTTGGCGCTGTTCTGCGCGCTGTTGTTCGCCTGGCTGCCGGCCAGTCGGGCTGCCGCGATGGCCCCGGTAGTGGCACTACGGCCAGCCGGAGGAACGCGCTGA
- a CDS encoding ABC transporter permease: MQLRDGLRLICSALLSRPLRSLLTLLGVAIGIAAVTLLTSIGEGLRGYVLDNFAQFGSRNISIRPGMIRTSGLGGLLSSVRPLSIADADALRGLPHVEAVVPIIQGNGDIQFGARSRHTGVLGCGYQMAQAWRFKLALGQFLPEARGGRSPPYVVLGHRLRLELFGEANPLGELVRVGGTRFRVIGVMEKKGQLLGFDVDDIAYIPADWAQSLFNRSGLAKINVVFSAATHSLALSEKIRQLLIERHGSEDFSLTTQDDMLRSLDRILASLTVAVGALGGISLLVGAVGILTIMTTTVAERAAEIGLLRAIGASPRQVLGLFLGEALLLSLLGGVLGLLLVGLLLVGLHLGVPGLPLSLQPLFLFLALLLAGVVGVLAGIAPARRAARMHPVEALRSE, from the coding sequence ATGCAACTGCGTGATGGCCTGAGGCTGATCTGCTCGGCGTTGCTCAGCCGGCCACTGCGCAGCCTGCTGACGCTACTTGGCGTGGCCATTGGTATCGCCGCAGTGACGCTGCTCACCTCCATCGGCGAAGGCTTGCGCGGCTATGTGCTGGACAACTTCGCCCAGTTCGGCTCGCGTAACATTTCGATCCGCCCGGGCATGATCCGCACCAGCGGGCTCGGTGGTCTGCTCAGCAGTGTGCGGCCGCTGAGCATCGCCGATGCCGACGCCCTGCGTGGATTGCCCCATGTCGAGGCGGTGGTGCCGATTATTCAGGGTAATGGCGATATCCAGTTCGGCGCCCGCAGCCGCCATACCGGGGTGCTCGGTTGCGGTTATCAGATGGCCCAGGCCTGGCGCTTCAAACTGGCGCTCGGGCAGTTCCTGCCAGAAGCGCGTGGTGGCCGCTCGCCGCCCTACGTGGTGCTTGGCCACAGGTTGCGCCTGGAGCTATTCGGCGAAGCCAACCCGCTGGGTGAGCTGGTTCGCGTTGGCGGTACGCGTTTCCGCGTGATTGGAGTGATGGAAAAGAAGGGCCAGTTGCTCGGCTTTGACGTCGACGACATTGCCTATATCCCGGCCGACTGGGCGCAAAGCCTGTTCAATCGCAGCGGGCTGGCGAAGATCAACGTGGTGTTCAGCGCCGCCACCCACTCCCTGGCGCTCAGCGAAAAAATTCGCCAACTGCTGATCGAGCGTCACGGCAGCGAGGACTTCAGCCTCACCACCCAGGACGACATGCTGCGCAGTCTCGATCGGATCCTCGCGAGCCTGACGGTCGCCGTCGGCGCCCTCGGCGGTATCTCCCTGTTGGTTGGGGCGGTGGGTATCCTTACCATCATGACCACTACCGTGGCCGAACGCGCCGCGGAGATCGGCCTGCTGCGCGCCATTGGCGCCTCGCCACGCCAAGTGCTTGGCTTGTTTCTCGGCGAGGCGCTGCTGCTGTCCTTGCTAGGCGGCGTGCTTGGCCTGCTGTTGGTTGGACTATTGCTCGTCGGCTTGCACCTGGGGGTGCCCGGTTTGCCGCTCAGCCTGCAGCCGCTGTTCCTGTTCCTGGCTCTGCTGCTGGCTGGGGTGGTCGGGGTTCTCGCGGGTATCGCTCCGGCCCGCCGGGCCGCGCGCATGCATCCGGTCGAGGCGCTGCGCAGCGAATAG